CCACCGTGACTACCGCAGTGCCATTGAGTACCGTGAGTATGACAATGGGCATGTTCATGGGCAAGTAGACCATAGCGGCTGTATTGTCTACTAAAAGAAGTACCTATATAGCCATTATCGGTAATCCAACTAATGCCTAAACTGCCATTATTGCTGTCGTTGTAAGAGCCTTTTTGTTTATGTTCATGGTCTGGTATACGGTATTCATCTTGGTTACGTTTTAATCCTTCAGCACGGATAGCTACATTACCTGTCCCAGCAGTAACACCTACTAGCCCTGTGCTTTCATTGGATACTTGATCCATACGGTATTCTGCGTCGCCTTCATAACCTTTAGCAGGTACATAGGTGGGGATTTTGCTATCGACTATATTGACTACACCACCAATGGCACCACCCCCATAGAGTAGGGTAGCTGGGCCTTTTAGTACTTCAATCTTTTTAGCGAACATAGGTTCGATAGCAACATTGTGATCTGCGCTGATGGTGGAGGCATCCATTACATCCATGCCATTGCTTAGCACTTTTACCCTTGCACCATCTAATCCTCTGATAACTGGGCGACTAGCGCCAGCACCAAAGCTACTAGAGCGTACACCTGATAAGTTGTTGAGTGTTTCACCTAGGGTGGCTTGTTTATTTAGGGTGAGTTTATCTCCCTCTAGTATTTCTGAGGGAGTGGTCATTTGTTGTTGGTTTTTGGCCAGTGGATCGGCTGAAATGGTGATGGCAGGTAAGGCAATATCGGCTAGTTGTTCAGCATCTTCAGCCAAGCTGAAATCAGCCATGATTAAACCAAATAATGTGTACGATAGTTTTGAGTAGTTGTATTTCATAGTCAATACTTATTTTGTAATGTTATAATGTAACAATTTAAAATGAAACGTTATAATATTACATTTTGAAATATTTGCAAGATGATAACTAATAAAAAAGTGGCTATTGGTAAATAGGGGGGTAGATAAAAGGTTTTTGCTAGTTTTTTAGAAAGTATAATACTGTATCTTAGTATATTTTATTGGATTGTTTTTATGGCACATACTCTTCGTGATAAGAAAAAATTGTTAACTCGTATTCGACGTATTAAAGGTCAGGTGCAGGCATTAGAAAATGCTTTGGAGCAACAACAAGAGTGCATTAATATTTTGCAGCAGATTGCGGCTATTAGAGGGGCGGTTAATGGGCTGATGTCGGAAGTTCTTGAGGGGCATATCAAAGAGCATTTAGGTGCAAAAGAGGCGTCTTTTGAGGAAAGGCAAGCAGATGTAGAGAAGGTGGTATCGATCTTAAGGTCTTATCTTAAATAAGCTGTCTCCAGTAGTAGCATTTATGGGAAGTGTTATTAAGGAAGATAATTAATCCAAATAGGTTTATGGTCTGAGCCTTGCCAGCTATAACTGCCTGTTGCCATTACTTTCTTAGGATTACGTACGAGTGCATGGTCAATTGATAGTAGTGCAGGTTGCCATGTTGGACGAGCTCTAGGGCTTGTTAAATGGATGTTAGCAGTTTGTATAAAGTCCTGAAATACAGGTGAAAAAGCAGTAATATTCATATCACCTAAAACAATAACGTTGTTTTTTTCCTGTTGTATTTGTTGTGCTAGTGTTTTTAGTAAGTGATTGCGATGTTGCACCAATGTTTCGTCAATAGGTGGTGGTGGATGAATACCGTAAACTACCAGACCATTTGCTAATTCCGCACGAATATAAGGATAGCTGTTATTATTGGCTGTATAAAATACTTCACAACGGGTGAGTGGTAATCGAGAATATAGAGCCATACCATAGGGGGAGTCACTGTATTCTGTGCAGTGTTGGGTTATGTTTGCTAGAGGTTGTAGTGCCTTTCCCCAAGCAGAGGAGGTTTCTGTGAGAAAAATAATATCACTGTTATGGTGGATTAGCCAGTTACTTTCTGCCTTTATATGGGTATTTGAAAAAAGTACGTTGTAGCTTAAAAAGCGAACTGGGGTAGTTTGTTCAGCGTTATTTGTATGGCTATTAGGCCAAGGAGTAATACACCAGTATAGAGCAGCCATTGCACAAATGGCAAAAAATAGCCGCAGTTTTTTATTTGTTATACAGATACAACCCAGCGCCATAAGAACTGTATAGTAAGGGACGAAGTGGGCAAATAATTCAAGTATCCAATATAACCTTCCAAGCTGACCTATAAGTAGGCAGGCCAGTGATAGCCACGCCATAATCTGTAGTCGCTTTTTAAGTAAAGACTTTAGGCGTGTTATTGTTATCATAAATTTATACATCCGTGTAATTACTTAAATTGAGTTATGAGTGTAGTTTGTTTTGCATTAGCTTTGCTAGTGCTTTATCGGTTGCTTTTTCGCTGTTTGTTAATCCTTGTATAACACCTTGTTGATTGTCTGCGGTTTTGTTTTGGCTTAGTTTACGTTTGCCTTCTATCTTGGTGATGGTTATTTTTACCCCAATAATGGCTTTTAGCATAGTTTGGATATAGTCTTGAGGTGCATCTTTTACTTGCCAAGGTTGCTGGCGGTTTTTTTCGTTGGCGTTAGTTAGTTTGGTGACAATGTCTAGTAGGGTATTAGGTTCTTCTATAAATTCAATAGTGCCATAGGTGTGTACGGCAATGTAGTTCCATGTAGGAACTTCTTTATGATGGATTTGTTTACTAGGGTACCAAGAGGGCGTGATATAGGCATCTGGCCCTGTAAAAATAGCGAGTGCTTCAGTATTGGTTAAAGATTGTTGCCATTGTGAGTTGGCTTTAGCAATGTGACCATAGAGTGTACCTTGTTTACCTTCTGTTTCTTCTAAGTAAAGGGGTAAGTAAGTGGCTATTAATCCTGAGGGATGTTGCGTTACTAGGTTGGCTGTTTGAATTTGCCGAATAGTGTTGAATAAGGATTGTTGGTCATTGTCTTGAAAGTGTTTTGGGATATACATGGAAGCACCTTATAGGTCTTTGCGTAATATATAGTCTGTTTGGTTATCATCACCTAGCAAAAAGCTATGTTCACCTGTTTTGTAGAAGTCATTTTTTTTGTAAAAGGCTAGTGCTTTGCTGTTATCTTTCCAAACACCCAACCAAATATAAGATTTTTGTTGCTCTTTGGCTAGTTCTATTGCTTTGTTGAGGAGTATCTGTCCTAAGTTTTGACCTTGAAAAGCTTGTAGTAGGTAGATTCTTTCTATTTCCATTGCTGTTGGGTCATCGTCTTCAGTTTGAGCTGTTTCTATATTCAGTTTTAAGTAACCAGCTATTTGGTTATTCATTTGTAGTAGGTAGAAAGATGAATGCGGATTGTTTAGTTGTTGTTTTAATGCTGTTTGGCTTAATACATTGGTTAGGTAGTCTTGAATATCTTGTTCTGTATTAACAGCTGCAAAAGTTTCATAAAAAGTTTGTTGAGCAACAGTTTGTAGAGCATTGATGTCTTCTACATTACATTTTTTGATAAGCATCGGCAATACCAGATGTGAAGGATTATTGTTTTATATAATTCTCATAGTAATAAATATTATTGCCTTTATCAACGTTCAGTTTTATAAAGTCTATTATTTTAAATAGTTTATTAATTTCAAATGATTAGGTTGGGTCTTTAGTTTTTTTATTAAGCTGAAGGTAGTTTGAGATAATTAATCTTTCGGATAATTAATGTGTTTTTGCTATATTACAGACCTTTATTTGTTTTATACTTAAGGTTTGGTTTTTAGCGATAGTTATTTTGCTATTGAAGTGGCAAAGGCGTTAGCTATGCTTAGTAACAGAGGCTTTTCAGAGAGGTTTTTTGTGAGTCAACTATTTACAGAACGTCTAAATTTGTTGCATGAGGCAGTACCTTTAAAACTACTTAATCAATGTCTACATGGTATTGAAAGAGAGAGTTTGCGGGTGACTTCAGAGGGTAAGTTAGCACAAACACCTCATCCTGTAGTACTAGGCTCTGCTTTAACTAATGAAAAAATTACTACAGATTATTCTGAGGCTTTATTGGAGTTTATTACGCCAGCAGAGCCTGACACAGCAAAGACAATTAAAGATTTAGCGGATACTCACGCATTTGTGGGGCAATCATTGCAAGATGAGTTATTGTGGAGTTCATCGATGCCTTGCCCATTACCTGATGAGAAGGATATTCCAATTGCTTATTTTGGTACTTCTTTAGCTGGGCAAGTACGTCATATTTATCGCCGTGGTCTTGCTGTACGTTATGGTAAAACCATGCAGTGTATTGCTGGGATTCATTATAATTTTTCTTTGCCTGAGGCATTATGGCCAATTCTGCAAGAATCTGAGGGAAATAAGCAGGATATATCGTTTTATCAGTCTGCACAGTATATTGCGTTAATCCGTAACTTTAGACGGTTTAGCTGGTTGTTAATGTATTTGTTTGGCGCTTCGCCCGCATTAGATGCTAGTTTTTTAGCGCATTATCCTAACCATAGGTTACAGCAGTTTGATAAAGATACGTTTTATTTACCTTATGCCACTAGTTTGCGGATGAGTGATTTAGGCTATCAGTCGAATGCTCAATCTGGGTTAACACCTTGTTATGATGATTTATCAACCTATATTGATAGTTTAAATAAGGCGATTAAAACGCCTTACCCTGCCTATGAGAAGATAGGTACTAAAAAGGATGGTGAATGGATTCAGTTAAATACTAATATCTTGCAGATAGAGAATGAGTATTATTCGAGTATTCGTCCTAAGCGTGTGGTGAAACGCAGTGAGCGTCCTATTCAAGCATTACGTCGTGCAGGTATTCAGTATGTGGAAGCGCGTTGTCTGGATATTAATCCATTTATGCCATTGGGTATTGATGAAACCACCAGTTATTTCTTAAATAGCTTCTTGCTGTATTGTGCTATTCAAGAAAGTCCTTTAATTGTTCAAACAGAATGTCGTTTAGCAACTGATAATTTCTTAACCACTGTGAAAGAGGGGCGTAAACCAGGCTTAATGTTACAGCGTGGCGATGAGTATATATCACTAACAGAGTGGGCTAAAGAGTTGTTAGCTGATATCACAAAAACAGCAGAGTTGCTTGATAAGGCATGTGGTACTGATAAGCATAGTTTATCGGTATTGGTACAGCAGGCTAAGGTGACAAATCCTAATTTATTGCCTTCTGCACAGGTGATGTTTGCTATGGAAGAACAGCAATTAAGTTTTGCGGAGTTTTCATTACAGCAAAGTAAAATTCATAGTGAAAACTTTAAGAAACAGTCTTTAGATGCAGCGGTTAAGCAACAGTATGTGGATTTGGCTAAGCAATCAATAGCTGAACAGGAAGCGTTGGAAAAAGAGAGTAGTCAAACGTTAGATGAGTATATTGCTGAATATATAAATAACGTTTAATAGTTGTGTGTCTGGATTAGTATAGCGAGGTTTGAGATGTCAATATTGGTAAATGCTTATTCTACGGTAACTAATCCGCCAGC
This portion of the Entomomonas sp. E2T0 genome encodes:
- the gshA gene encoding glutamate--cysteine ligase, whose product is MSQLFTERLNLLHEAVPLKLLNQCLHGIERESLRVTSEGKLAQTPHPVVLGSALTNEKITTDYSEALLEFITPAEPDTAKTIKDLADTHAFVGQSLQDELLWSSSMPCPLPDEKDIPIAYFGTSLAGQVRHIYRRGLAVRYGKTMQCIAGIHYNFSLPEALWPILQESEGNKQDISFYQSAQYIALIRNFRRFSWLLMYLFGASPALDASFLAHYPNHRLQQFDKDTFYLPYATSLRMSDLGYQSNAQSGLTPCYDDLSTYIDSLNKAIKTPYPAYEKIGTKKDGEWIQLNTNILQIENEYYSSIRPKRVVKRSERPIQALRRAGIQYVEARCLDINPFMPLGIDETTSYFLNSFLLYCAIQESPLIVQTECRLATDNFLTTVKEGRKPGLMLQRGDEYISLTEWAKELLADITKTAELLDKACGTDKHSLSVLVQQAKVTNPNLLPSAQVMFAMEEQQLSFAEFSLQQSKIHSENFKKQSLDAAVKQQYVDLAKQSIAEQEALEKESSQTLDEYIAEYINNV
- a CDS encoding metal/formaldehyde-sensitive transcriptional repressor gives rise to the protein MAHTLRDKKKLLTRIRRIKGQVQALENALEQQQECINILQQIAAIRGAVNGLMSEVLEGHIKEHLGAKEASFEERQADVEKVVSILRSYLK
- a CDS encoding FMN-binding negative transcriptional regulator; this encodes MYIPKHFQDNDQQSLFNTIRQIQTANLVTQHPSGLIATYLPLYLEETEGKQGTLYGHIAKANSQWQQSLTNTEALAIFTGPDAYITPSWYPSKQIHHKEVPTWNYIAVHTYGTIEFIEEPNTLLDIVTKLTNANEKNRQQPWQVKDAPQDYIQTMLKAIIGVKITITKIEGKRKLSQNKTADNQQGVIQGLTNSEKATDKALAKLMQNKLHS
- a CDS encoding endonuclease/exonuclease/phosphatase family protein encodes the protein MITITRLKSLLKKRLQIMAWLSLACLLIGQLGRLYWILELFAHFVPYYTVLMALGCICITNKKLRLFFAICAMAALYWCITPWPNSHTNNAEQTTPVRFLSYNVLFSNTHIKAESNWLIHHNSDIIFLTETSSAWGKALQPLANITQHCTEYSDSPYGMALYSRLPLTRCEVFYTANNNSYPYIRAELANGLVVYGIHPPPPIDETLVQHRNHLLKTLAQQIQQEKNNVIVLGDMNITAFSPVFQDFIQTANIHLTSPRARPTWQPALLSIDHALVRNPKKVMATGSYSWQGSDHKPIWINYLP
- a CDS encoding GNAT family N-acetyltransferase — encoded protein: MLIKKCNVEDINALQTVAQQTFYETFAAVNTEQDIQDYLTNVLSQTALKQQLNNPHSSFYLLQMNNQIAGYLKLNIETAQTEDDDPTAMEIERIYLLQAFQGQNLGQILLNKAIELAKEQQKSYIWLGVWKDNSKALAFYKKNDFYKTGEHSFLLGDDNQTDYILRKDL